A single region of the Salicibibacter cibi genome encodes:
- a CDS encoding TRAP transporter large permease, translating into MTAIILFVSFFIFLALSVPIGISLGLATMVTLLYSETMSLNFIAQSLVTETDNFPLMAVPFFILAGELMGKGGITNRLFNLANVMVGGFTGGFAMAAIVTCMFFAAISGSGPATVAAIGAIMIPAMVDMGYDKKFATATVAAAGTIGVIIPPSIPMIVYGTSSLTSIGDMFIAGIIPGLFIGGILMLWAYIYSKKKGYKGREEKTTFQDFLKALWNAKWALVIPFIILGGIYGGIFTPTEAAVVAVVVALIVGLLLHRELKIKNLFGVFRDAALTTATILIIVGVAAAFGRLLTIEQIPVQVAVLITDLSTNPIVIILLITVLLLIVGAFMETVAAILIMTPILMPIVTELGMDPVHFGIVMVVNLAIGFITPPVGVNLFVGSGISGIPLLTLAKAILPYLIALIISLLIITFVPQLSLFLVSLMD; encoded by the coding sequence ATGACTGCAATCATCTTATTTGTCTCTTTTTTCATTTTTTTAGCACTAAGCGTTCCTATAGGAATTTCGTTAGGATTAGCTACGATGGTTACGTTATTATATTCGGAAACTATGTCATTAAATTTCATTGCACAAAGTTTGGTAACAGAAACGGATAATTTCCCATTAATGGCCGTGCCTTTCTTCATACTTGCTGGTGAACTGATGGGTAAAGGCGGTATAACTAACCGTTTGTTTAATTTGGCCAATGTGATGGTCGGGGGCTTTACGGGTGGTTTTGCCATGGCTGCCATCGTTACATGTATGTTCTTTGCGGCGATTTCAGGTTCTGGACCAGCCACTGTCGCAGCGATTGGTGCGATTATGATTCCGGCAATGGTAGATATGGGCTATGACAAAAAGTTTGCTACTGCTACTGTAGCTGCGGCAGGTACCATCGGCGTCATAATTCCGCCGAGCATTCCCATGATCGTCTATGGTACTTCATCACTGACGTCAATAGGGGATATGTTTATAGCAGGTATTATCCCGGGGCTTTTTATCGGGGGCATACTAATGCTATGGGCATATATTTACTCCAAGAAGAAGGGGTATAAGGGTCGAGAAGAAAAGACTACTTTTCAAGACTTTTTAAAAGCACTGTGGAATGCCAAGTGGGCTTTAGTAATCCCTTTTATTATTTTGGGCGGGATTTATGGAGGTATCTTCACGCCAACAGAAGCTGCCGTTGTGGCGGTGGTTGTTGCTTTAATTGTAGGGCTTCTACTGCATCGGGAATTGAAAATCAAAAATTTATTTGGTGTTTTTCGTGATGCTGCGCTAACTACAGCAACGATTTTAATTATTGTGGGAGTAGCTGCAGCTTTTGGACGCTTGCTAACGATAGAGCAAATACCTGTTCAGGTGGCAGTACTCATCACAGACTTATCGACAAATCCAATCGTTATTATCTTATTGATCACTGTGCTATTACTTATTGTGGGAGCGTTTATGGAAACGGTTGCTGCGATCTTAATTATGACACCTATCCTAATGCCCATCGTTACGGAGCTTGGTATGGACCCAGTGCACTTTGGTATAGTGATGGTTGTTAATTTGGCGATTGGATTTATCACACCTCCAGTGGGTGTCAACTTATTTGTTGGTTCAGGCATTTCGGGTATTCCGTTATTAACTTTGGCCAAAGCAATTTTACCGTATTTAATCGCCTTGATTATTAGTTTATTAATTATCACTTTTGTTCCACAGTTATCATTATTTCTAGTCTCTTTGATGGATTAA
- a CDS encoding dihydroxy-acid dehydratase: MTKFPLIENAYNPYRDNVQGKANEPITVAGLLDRSKQTLGQYYEGDAPDWTLEEIYDRLEKNAPRIAIIGGSSDHPAHIMDFQTSSRAAIRIWQNGGVPFYFSTPVMCDGTAQSNQGMSYSLQSRNAVAQMIVNQLEAHNYHAAFVIQGCDKQPLGVVSGLAHLDRLRQERGEAPFPATFAPAHVLQGGTIPDRLWNELEDIADRAKNQGFPDVADDLHDAMSYILQCSSNTSFQGVFERAVGHEVISEEEHKYFEKQLAVNTCDGQGGVCAFNGTGNSSRHIVAGFGLVHPSLELLTDAPSQPAINEAIDQFSVMLNKEEYGVSKLVAANIRNGIRIHSASGGSTNLMMHIVAAMLYGGYRFTLEDLDKLHHETPVPDLFNYSLTEDRDIYQLAMQCCDSSSRGMESLFYELLQNGVPMDVNALTVEGRTWAERLGNTTALSAENVKENRVILSKPKRAFSGVDVLRGNFFESAVVKISGMPTPHLDMFDKKVAQVLYFENEDEANKQLLNDNLIEDLKERNVFNRDHLLVQLRENYPESFSEWKDQSYSMIFDHMVEVDALKIAVVIAGQGPEAFGMPEMFTPMQHINTNRKMKRLATIISDGRYSGVTLGAAIGHMTPESHNDGGILYLQTGDLLYLSLREKRIDYMDAGHHKDLKISDDFSEVRKQRAALAETRRKSMSKRQKRIAASNRMPYHSDASKGVVPYVIMDEASDDYKPLLQKSALTSHEQHYVKK, from the coding sequence TTGACTAAATTTCCCCTGATTGAGAATGCATATAATCCTTATAGAGATAACGTACAGGGAAAAGCAAATGAGCCCATTACAGTTGCAGGATTGTTAGATCGTTCCAAGCAAACGCTCGGACAGTACTATGAAGGGGATGCCCCTGATTGGACGCTGGAAGAGATTTACGATCGACTTGAAAAAAATGCTCCACGGATTGCAATCATAGGTGGCTCTTCTGATCATCCTGCACATATTATGGACTTTCAAACATCATCAAGAGCTGCGATTCGAATTTGGCAAAATGGAGGAGTCCCATTTTATTTCTCAACCCCAGTGATGTGTGATGGAACTGCTCAAAGTAATCAAGGGATGAGTTATTCCCTGCAAAGTCGAAATGCCGTGGCGCAAATGATCGTAAATCAACTTGAAGCCCACAATTATCATGCAGCCTTTGTCATTCAAGGGTGTGATAAACAACCACTTGGTGTCGTTAGCGGGCTGGCTCACTTGGACCGATTGCGACAAGAGCGAGGGGAAGCACCGTTTCCAGCCACCTTCGCTCCGGCTCATGTTCTTCAAGGAGGAACAATTCCTGATCGGCTTTGGAATGAACTGGAGGATATCGCGGATCGGGCAAAAAATCAAGGATTTCCTGATGTCGCGGACGATTTACATGATGCCATGTCATATATTCTTCAATGCTCATCTAATACTTCATTTCAGGGTGTTTTTGAAAGAGCGGTGGGACATGAAGTGATCAGTGAAGAAGAACACAAGTATTTTGAAAAACAACTGGCGGTGAACACGTGCGATGGTCAAGGTGGTGTTTGTGCATTTAATGGAACCGGTAATAGTTCTCGTCACATTGTTGCCGGCTTTGGACTAGTACACCCTTCATTGGAACTATTAACAGACGCTCCCTCTCAACCAGCGATAAATGAAGCCATTGATCAGTTTTCAGTCATGTTAAATAAAGAAGAGTATGGTGTTTCTAAACTTGTTGCCGCTAATATCAGAAATGGCATTCGGATCCATAGCGCTTCCGGTGGATCAACTAATCTGATGATGCATATTGTGGCGGCAATGCTATACGGGGGCTATCGCTTCACCCTTGAAGACCTTGATAAACTTCATCACGAAACGCCCGTTCCGGATCTGTTTAATTATAGTCTTACAGAAGATCGGGATATTTATCAACTAGCGATGCAGTGTTGCGATAGTTCAAGCCGTGGAATGGAAAGTTTGTTTTATGAGTTGTTGCAAAATGGGGTACCGATGGATGTAAATGCCTTGACCGTAGAAGGGCGGACATGGGCTGAGCGTTTAGGGAACACGACGGCACTTTCTGCCGAGAATGTAAAGGAAAATCGCGTTATTCTCTCGAAACCAAAAAGAGCTTTCAGTGGCGTAGATGTTTTACGGGGAAACTTTTTTGAAAGCGCAGTGGTAAAAATCAGTGGAATGCCAACCCCTCACCTCGATATGTTTGATAAAAAAGTTGCTCAAGTTTTATATTTTGAAAACGAAGATGAAGCCAATAAACAACTATTAAATGACAATCTTATTGAGGATCTAAAAGAAAGAAACGTCTTTAATCGAGATCACCTTCTTGTTCAGTTACGGGAAAATTATCCTGAATCATTCTCTGAATGGAAGGACCAAAGCTATTCAATGATTTTTGACCATATGGTTGAGGTAGATGCATTGAAAATTGCAGTGGTGATCGCCGGGCAGGGGCCGGAAGCGTTTGGCATGCCGGAAATGTTCACCCCAATGCAGCATATTAACACGAATCGAAAAATGAAGCGATTAGCCACAATCATTAGTGACGGTCGGTATTCAGGCGTGACACTTGGAGCAGCGATTGGCCATATGACGCCCGAATCCCACAATGACGGAGGCATTCTCTATTTACAAACCGGTGACCTTCTTTATCTATCATTAAGGGAAAAACGTATTGATTATATGGATGCCGGCCACCATAAAGACTTGAAAATTAGTGATGATTTTAGTGAAGTTCGGAAACAACGGGCGGCATTGGCTGAAACTCGGCGTAAAAGCATGAGCAAACGGCAAAAGAGAATCGCTGCCTCAAACCGAATGCCTTATCATTCTGATGCTTCAAAAGGTGTTGTTCCTTACGTGATTATGGATGAGGCATCAGATGATTATAAGCCATTGCTTCAAAAATCAGCACTTACAAGTCATGAACAGCACTATGTGAAGAAATAA
- a CDS encoding mandelate racemase/muconate lactonizing enzyme family protein translates to MRIKDVQTAVVEANYDWTIIKVITDDDTVGYGEAFFAPGLTSVVSELKVVLIGEDPRNIDYLFRRMRTATVAGGLTGMTLHAITGIETALFDIVGKKLNVPVYQLLGGKYREKIRIYADCHAGDSLESISPVLLTRTPHWDKNASVEEEQELSMKYHGGKRSEAGMINPEDYAEQAKKMVEKGFTALKFDVDVPTPYSMDDYNRSLTRKEIDFMVSLVAAVRNAVGDGIDIAIDCHWNYNVNDVIKLARACEPYDLLWLEDPTPPENIDALRWVTHETQVPIASGENHYLRHQFAEILHKQAVNIVSPDFQKVGGLMEARRIADLADMHNVVLAPHNISSPIGTMAVAHVCAAIPNFLVLEWHAASVPFWDDLAKDHPKPLIQNGHLTIPDKPGLGVDLDEDVAYQYRKYGESFFK, encoded by the coding sequence ATGAGGATAAAGGATGTACAAACGGCTGTGGTAGAAGCAAACTATGATTGGACGATTATCAAGGTAATCACAGATGATGATACGGTTGGATATGGGGAGGCTTTTTTCGCTCCGGGCTTAACCTCAGTAGTGTCGGAATTAAAAGTAGTTCTAATTGGAGAGGATCCGCGAAATATCGATTATTTGTTTCGACGTATGCGTACAGCGACTGTTGCCGGTGGTCTAACCGGAATGACACTGCATGCGATTACGGGAATTGAAACCGCTTTGTTTGATATCGTCGGCAAAAAACTGAATGTGCCCGTTTATCAACTGCTGGGTGGTAAATATCGGGAAAAGATTCGAATCTATGCTGATTGCCATGCCGGTGATTCTTTGGAGAGTATCTCTCCCGTGTTGTTAACGCGTACGCCACACTGGGATAAAAACGCTAGCGTAGAGGAAGAACAGGAATTAAGTATGAAGTATCACGGCGGCAAGCGTTCAGAAGCGGGAATGATCAATCCGGAAGATTATGCAGAGCAGGCGAAAAAAATGGTTGAGAAAGGATTTACTGCCCTGAAATTCGATGTCGATGTTCCGACACCCTATTCCATGGATGATTATAATCGTTCGTTAACGAGAAAAGAAATTGATTTCATGGTCAGTTTAGTAGCAGCTGTCCGTAATGCGGTAGGCGATGGGATCGATATCGCCATCGATTGTCACTGGAATTATAATGTTAATGATGTTATTAAGTTGGCACGAGCCTGTGAACCTTATGATTTATTATGGTTAGAGGATCCAACGCCTCCTGAAAATATCGATGCTTTACGTTGGGTCACTCATGAAACACAGGTACCGATTGCATCTGGTGAAAATCATTATTTGCGCCATCAATTTGCTGAGATATTGCATAAGCAAGCCGTGAACATCGTTTCCCCTGATTTTCAAAAGGTTGGAGGTTTAATGGAAGCCCGTAGAATTGCTGATTTGGCAGATATGCATAACGTGGTTTTGGCACCGCACAATATCAGCAGCCCTATCGGGACGATGGCTGTGGCCCACGTATGTGCCGCGATTCCAAACTTTCTGGTATTGGAATGGCATGCAGCGAGCGTTCCATTTTGGGATGATCTTGCCAAGGATCACCCTAAACCCCTCATACAGAACGGGCATTTGACGATCCCTGACAAACCTGGCCTCGGAGTCGATCTTGATGAAGATGTGGCTTACCAATATCGAAAATATGGTGAATCCTTTTTTAAATAA
- a CDS encoding fumarylacetoacetate hydrolase family protein codes for MNIFCYETNENQKSLAVLTDDNDCYRLPYQTWNELIAEAEKQNETPSLLVQQSIDNADKLSAAFDSLKLSVPVEAPEVWAAGVTYQRSREARNYEATEGKLDSSTFYDKVYDAERPEIFLKSTAARTVGPNRPVCIRSDSNWQVPEPELGLVLSPSGDIVGYTVGNDMSCRDIEGENPLYLPQAKVWKKSCSIGPVIRLADTVDDPYDMEIRCKVFRNESLVFDGDGKVGQLKRSLEELVHYLVRDNEVYGGTVLLTGTNIVPPNDFTLQQGDRIEIEISGIGTLRNTVEQVTGKAVASS; via the coding sequence ATGAATATCTTTTGTTATGAAACTAACGAAAATCAAAAATCATTGGCTGTTTTAACGGATGATAATGACTGTTATCGTCTTCCCTATCAAACTTGGAATGAATTAATAGCAGAAGCTGAAAAGCAAAATGAAACACCATCCCTCCTTGTTCAACAATCCATTGACAATGCGGACAAGCTTTCAGCAGCGTTTGATTCCTTAAAGTTGTCAGTACCGGTTGAAGCCCCCGAAGTATGGGCAGCGGGAGTAACCTACCAAAGGAGTCGTGAGGCCAGAAATTATGAGGCTACAGAAGGTAAACTGGATAGCTCGACTTTTTATGATAAAGTTTATGATGCTGAGCGACCTGAAATCTTTCTTAAATCGACTGCTGCTCGTACGGTGGGCCCCAATAGACCCGTTTGTATTCGGTCGGATTCCAATTGGCAAGTGCCTGAACCTGAGTTGGGATTAGTTCTTAGCCCCTCCGGAGATATTGTCGGGTATACCGTAGGAAATGACATGAGTTGCCGGGATATTGAAGGGGAAAATCCGTTGTACTTGCCGCAAGCAAAGGTGTGGAAAAAGTCGTGTTCCATCGGACCGGTCATTAGACTGGCTGACACAGTCGATGACCCGTATGATATGGAAATCCGATGCAAGGTGTTTCGAAATGAATCGCTGGTTTTTGATGGAGACGGAAAGGTTGGTCAGCTGAAGAGAAGCTTGGAAGAGCTCGTTCACTATTTAGTGAGGGACAATGAGGTTTATGGTGGAACTGTTTTGCTTACCGGTACAAACATTGTTCCTCCAAATGATTTCACATTACAGCAAGGGGATCGGATTGAAATCGAAATCTCAGGCATTGGAACATTACGCAATACGGTTGAACAAGTAACCGGGAAAGCAGTAGCATCTTCATAA
- a CDS encoding IclR family transcriptional regulator gives MPIIQSVDRALKILDLFDEHETELKITDISERLSLHKSTTHSLLKTLEKHDYIEQNPENEKYRLALKLFERGNIVIYSRDIRTVAREYLLQLSKESGHTVHLVIQDGKEGIYIDKVESASATVFYSRIGRRVPLHCSGVGKVLISFQSDAEIETLLKSYEFVNRTENTITDRESFMKEIQKIRDQGYAEDEQENEPGIHCVAIPVFDYTEKVIAAISISMSAMRISETEVTRFVKLLKEASGELSKKLGYGYI, from the coding sequence ATGCCTATCATTCAATCAGTAGATCGAGCATTGAAGATTCTAGATCTCTTTGATGAACACGAAACAGAGCTCAAAATTACTGATATTAGCGAGCGTTTATCGCTTCATAAAAGCACTACGCATTCTCTGTTGAAAACCTTGGAAAAACATGATTATATTGAACAGAATCCGGAAAACGAAAAATATCGGTTGGCACTTAAACTGTTTGAACGGGGAAACATCGTCATATATAGCCGGGATATACGTACTGTGGCAAGGGAGTATTTGCTTCAACTGTCAAAAGAGTCGGGACACACGGTTCATTTGGTTATACAGGATGGTAAGGAAGGTATCTATATAGATAAAGTGGAGAGTGCGTCTGCTACTGTTTTCTATTCACGAATCGGAAGGCGTGTGCCACTGCATTGCAGCGGAGTCGGTAAAGTACTCATTTCTTTCCAATCAGATGCTGAGATAGAAACTTTGCTGAAATCCTACGAGTTTGTCAATCGAACCGAAAACACCATTACTGACCGTGAGAGCTTCATGAAGGAGATCCAGAAGATTAGAGACCAAGGTTATGCTGAAGACGAGCAAGAAAATGAACCTGGCATTCATTGTGTGGCTATTCCTGTTTTTGATTATACCGAAAAGGTTATCGCTGCTATCAGTATTTCTATGTCAGCCATGCGGATTTCTGAGACGGAAGTTACTCGTTTTGTGAAACTTTTAAAAGAAGCAAGCGGGGAATTATCAAAAAAGTTGGGTTATGGCTATATATAA
- a CDS encoding dihydrodipicolinate synthase family protein, with product MTNPNWEGIIPPVVTLLKQDGSLDVPGMQAHIDELIAAGVNGLFFMGTGGEFGYMSLRLRKQTAFEAVAAVKGRVPVLIGTGTASYEETRELSRHAEDIGADGIVVIPPYFWQVNDANLILYYKQLANDTNLPMLLYNFPGAVGYDLNPNLVTKLALEVPSILGIKETVDEAGHIREMILKTKEVRSDFKVFSGYDDHLLNTLMLGGDGAISMGVNIAPHLQIGIYKAFLEQDFESMMNLHRKLAYLPLLYKWDAPPINVVKEAMRMVGKNVEPYVFSPGNLVDTERCQPLREILQKAGLSNFDS from the coding sequence ATGACTAATCCTAACTGGGAAGGAATAATTCCTCCTGTCGTGACTTTGCTAAAACAAGACGGTAGTCTGGATGTTCCCGGTATGCAAGCACACATAGACGAACTCATTGCAGCTGGCGTAAACGGATTGTTCTTTATGGGCACCGGCGGGGAATTTGGATATATGTCTCTGCGTTTACGTAAACAAACGGCATTTGAAGCTGTGGCTGCTGTTAAAGGCAGAGTGCCGGTGCTTATAGGCACTGGGACAGCTTCTTATGAGGAAACTAGGGAACTGTCCCGACATGCTGAGGATATAGGAGCCGATGGTATTGTTGTTATACCTCCTTATTTTTGGCAAGTGAATGACGCCAACTTAATTTTATATTATAAACAGTTGGCAAATGATACTAATTTGCCTATGCTTCTATACAATTTTCCGGGGGCAGTAGGATACGACTTAAATCCAAATCTGGTCACAAAACTTGCGCTAGAAGTTCCGTCGATCCTCGGTATCAAGGAAACCGTGGATGAAGCGGGACACATCCGGGAAATGATTCTCAAGACTAAAGAGGTAAGGTCTGACTTTAAAGTTTTTTCCGGTTACGATGACCACTTGTTGAATACATTGATGTTAGGCGGGGATGGTGCAATATCGATGGGTGTTAATATTGCGCCGCATTTGCAAATCGGCATATATAAAGCTTTTCTGGAACAAGACTTTGAATCAATGATGAATTTGCATCGAAAGCTTGCCTATCTTCCTTTACTCTATAAATGGGATGCACCTCCGATAAATGTTGTAAAAGAAGCAATGAGAATGGTTGGAAAAAATGTCGAACCGTATGTATTTTCACCGGGAAATCTCGTGGATACGGAACGCTGTCAACCTTTGAGGGAGATTTTGCAAAAAGCCGGTTTGTCTAATTTTGATTCGTAG
- a CDS encoding lactate racemase domain-containing protein, which yields MSIVNELLDPIPLPDMVQVEQSFDVPVVQDVAKEVQRAIQKRDVLQRIKQGDRIAIAVGSRGVAELPVLTRETVSAVKNAGGSPFIVPAMGSHGGATGEGQKEVLAELGITKDSVGAPIVASMDVVNVGETRDGMSIYTDQNAYEADHIIVINRIKPHTAFRGEVESGLTKMVTIGLGKQKGAEAAHVLGFGHMAEHVPEMARIVCQNAPVLFGLGTIENAYDQVAKIVAIPAARFADEEPDLLLEAKDMMPKLFIDPIDVLIVDEIGKDISGDGMDPNITGRFGTPYAEGGANAIKVAVLRLTDKTGGNANGIGHADVTTRAVFEQTKLEKGYANALTSTVFEVVKFPMFLDSEALAVKAAIKTCHNPNFDQARVVRIKNTLDIKEIQVSTPLIPEVEKHPQLQMLSKPKPIALQA from the coding sequence ATGAGTATTGTCAATGAATTGCTGGACCCGATCCCGTTACCGGATATGGTTCAGGTTGAGCAATCGTTTGATGTGCCTGTCGTTCAGGATGTGGCGAAGGAAGTTCAGCGGGCGATACAGAAAAGAGATGTTCTTCAAAGAATCAAACAAGGGGATCGGATTGCCATAGCAGTTGGAAGCAGGGGAGTAGCAGAACTGCCGGTCTTGACTCGAGAGACCGTATCAGCTGTAAAAAATGCGGGAGGATCTCCATTTATTGTGCCGGCAATGGGAAGTCATGGTGGAGCAACGGGAGAAGGGCAAAAAGAAGTGTTGGCTGAACTGGGGATAACAAAAGACAGCGTCGGTGCTCCTATTGTTGCCAGCATGGATGTTGTGAACGTCGGCGAAACTCGTGACGGAATGTCGATTTACACGGATCAGAACGCCTATGAAGCAGACCACATTATTGTGATCAATCGTATCAAGCCCCACACCGCTTTTCGGGGAGAGGTGGAAAGTGGATTAACTAAAATGGTGACGATTGGGTTGGGTAAGCAAAAAGGGGCAGAAGCAGCTCATGTCTTGGGTTTTGGCCATATGGCTGAACACGTTCCTGAAATGGCAAGGATTGTTTGTCAAAATGCACCCGTTCTATTTGGACTTGGTACAATTGAAAATGCTTACGACCAGGTAGCTAAAATTGTTGCGATCCCGGCAGCGCGGTTTGCGGACGAAGAACCTGATCTGTTGCTTGAGGCCAAGGATATGATGCCAAAACTTTTTATCGACCCTATAGACGTACTGATCGTTGATGAGATTGGAAAAGATATTTCAGGTGATGGAATGGACCCGAATATAACAGGTCGATTCGGCACTCCTTATGCAGAAGGAGGGGCGAATGCTATAAAGGTAGCCGTTCTCAGATTGACAGATAAAACGGGTGGTAATGCAAATGGGATTGGCCATGCTGATGTAACGACACGTGCTGTTTTTGAACAAACGAAGTTGGAAAAAGGTTACGCAAACGCGCTTACGAGCACCGTATTTGAGGTCGTAAAATTCCCCATGTTTTTAGATTCGGAAGCGTTGGCCGTAAAGGCAGCCATCAAAACCTGTCATAACCCTAATTTTGATCAAGCCAGAGTCGTACGGATTAAAAATACACTTGATATTAAAGAAATTCAAGTATCTACACCACTTATCCCTGAAGTAGAAAAACACCCGCAGTTACAAATGCTCTCAAAACCGAAACCGATAGCGTTACAGGCATGA
- a CDS encoding C-terminal binding protein, with protein MAKWKVVISDYEFSSLQPEEEVFSHGDIEFIKKQCRTEDEVISACQDADGIITQYAPFPKKVLDALPKCKVISRYGVGVNTIDVEIASKHGIVVSNVTDYCMDEVSDHAFALILAAARKIAFLDHTVKKRVWNFNEGRPIYRLRGQTLGLLGFGKIPQTLTLKAQAFGLNIIAYDPYADDQVARDHNVELVDLSELCRSSDFISVHAPLTESTRGMISTEQFEQMKTEAFIINTARGPVIDEKALAVALEEYQIAGVALDVVEEEPIPLQSPLLDMNQVTLTPHIAWYSEESQAELKRKTAENVLHVLNGRKPDYFFNQHLIESPRMKLSENHV; from the coding sequence ATGGCGAAGTGGAAGGTAGTGATCAGTGATTATGAATTTTCTTCATTACAGCCTGAGGAAGAGGTATTTTCCCATGGGGACATAGAATTTATTAAAAAACAGTGTCGAACTGAAGATGAGGTTATCTCCGCCTGTCAAGATGCAGATGGCATTATAACTCAATATGCGCCATTCCCCAAAAAAGTTCTCGATGCATTGCCAAAATGCAAAGTGATCTCCCGATATGGTGTAGGGGTCAATACGATTGACGTGGAGATAGCATCTAAACATGGGATTGTCGTTAGCAATGTGACCGATTACTGTATGGATGAGGTTTCAGATCATGCGTTCGCGTTAATCCTTGCGGCGGCTAGAAAAATTGCATTTCTCGATCATACAGTGAAAAAACGGGTTTGGAATTTTAATGAAGGTCGGCCCATTTATCGGTTACGGGGTCAAACATTAGGGTTATTAGGTTTTGGTAAAATTCCGCAAACACTCACTTTAAAAGCCCAGGCGTTCGGCTTAAATATTATTGCCTATGACCCGTACGCTGATGATCAGGTCGCTCGTGATCATAATGTTGAACTCGTAGATCTTTCGGAACTTTGCCGAAGTTCGGACTTCATCTCGGTTCACGCACCCTTAACGGAAAGCACGCGCGGAATGATTAGCACAGAACAATTTGAGCAAATGAAAACAGAAGCATTCATTATTAATACAGCTCGTGGGCCAGTCATTGATGAAAAGGCATTAGCTGTTGCTTTAGAAGAATATCAAATTGCCGGTGTTGCTCTGGATGTTGTTGAAGAAGAACCGATACCTCTTCAAAGTCCGTTACTGGATATGAATCAGGTCACCCTTACTCCTCATATTGCCTGGTACTCTGAGGAGTCACAAGCTGAATTGAAAAGAAAAACGGCTGAAAATGTTTTACATGTGTTGAACGGCAGGAAGCCTGATTATTTCTTTAATCAACATTTAATAGAATCACCCCGAATGAAACTTTCGGAAAACCATGTATAA
- a CDS encoding TRAP transporter substrate-binding protein codes for MKKRFRAFGLFLTLALLLVLAVACGGEEIDVSEDEVDSGDAEGEDEEDAEEIESDNPDAQTLRVSLGLNDQHPLYESAVHFGELLTEKTDDFNVEVYHSEQIAGDVVATEMLQNGDLEITIPSTSPLITFLPEYGVFDLPFVIPDHEVADEVLDGPFGDQMLDMLEDQDLVGLAWWENGFRNLTNDVQPVESMDDLEGLTLRTMETDIHLDVWETLGANPTPMSMGEVFTGLQQGTIDGQENPYPTIDLEGFDEVNDYLSGTNHVYTPFVFLFSKPIWDDLDEEQQDAIAESAYEAREFNRERTREVEESSLEDLQERMEFSEITDEEFERFQEAVEPVIEDHSEAIGEDIVNDFMEEVEEASD; via the coding sequence ATGAAAAAAAGGTTTAGAGCGTTTGGGTTATTTTTGACGTTGGCATTGTTGTTGGTGTTAGCAGTTGCTTGTGGGGGCGAAGAAATAGACGTAAGCGAGGATGAAGTCGATAGTGGGGATGCAGAAGGTGAAGATGAGGAAGATGCTGAAGAAATTGAAAGTGATAACCCCGATGCACAAACCCTTCGTGTTAGCTTAGGATTAAACGATCAACATCCTTTGTATGAATCTGCTGTGCACTTTGGAGAGCTTTTAACAGAAAAAACGGATGATTTCAATGTAGAAGTTTACCATTCCGAGCAAATAGCAGGTGACGTTGTAGCTACAGAAATGTTACAAAATGGGGATTTGGAAATCACAATACCATCGACTTCTCCGCTTATTACCTTTTTGCCCGAATATGGAGTATTTGATTTGCCATTTGTAATTCCCGATCATGAGGTTGCCGATGAAGTATTGGATGGGCCTTTTGGAGATCAGATGCTCGATATGTTGGAAGATCAAGATTTAGTCGGTTTGGCGTGGTGGGAAAATGGTTTTAGAAACTTAACAAACGATGTACAGCCGGTCGAAAGCATGGATGATCTTGAGGGATTAACACTTCGTACGATGGAAACAGATATTCATTTGGATGTTTGGGAAACATTGGGTGCTAACCCAACCCCCATGTCTATGGGAGAAGTGTTCACAGGTTTACAACAAGGTACAATAGACGGTCAGGAGAACCCGTATCCTACAATTGATCTTGAAGGTTTTGACGAGGTAAACGATTATCTATCCGGAACGAACCATGTTTACACACCGTTTGTCTTTCTATTCAGTAAACCAATTTGGGATGATTTGGATGAAGAGCAACAGGATGCAATTGCGGAATCCGCATACGAAGCGAGGGAATTTAATCGGGAACGGACACGTGAAGTGGAAGAAAGCAGTTTGGAAGATCTGCAAGAGCGTATGGAATTTTCAGAGATCACAGATGAAGAATTTGAAAGATTCCAGGAAGCTGTTGAACCTGTAATTGAAGATCATTCAGAAGCGATTGGCGAAGATATCGTTAACGATTTTATGGAGGAAGTAGAGGAAGCCTCAGATTGA